From a region of the Prosthecobacter sp. SYSU 5D2 genome:
- a CDS encoding GDSL-type esterase/lipase family protein: MGLPNFLAKVSQPGAEVRIGYLGGSITAQKGWRPKTLVHFQQSYPQAKISEINAAIGGTGSDLGVFRVKQDVLDHTPDLLFVEFAVNDGGAAPEQIYRCMEGIVRQTWKALPDCDICFVYTLTEALSPPMKEGNFQRSASAMEKVADHYGIPTIHMGMEVARLAKEGKLLWRAPLPKTDEEKQALGDKFVFAPDSVHPHVETGHELYLAAIVRSLEPIKSASKTPASHSLPAPFIATNYERAQLLPITQATLSQGFVALDSKTDPFGKRWANRMTSLHKGSKPGDTITFKFKGTRCAIYDLVGPDGGQVIITLDDQPAKIVPRFDAYCTYHRLSTLLIGTGLEDIEHTVKIEIHPDQPDKATILAKNKNVMDKPERFDGTVIYPGAILVVGEILP; encoded by the coding sequence ATGGGCCTGCCAAATTTTCTGGCAAAGGTCAGCCAGCCGGGCGCGGAAGTTCGTATTGGCTACCTCGGCGGCAGCATCACGGCCCAGAAAGGCTGGCGGCCAAAAACGCTCGTCCATTTTCAGCAGAGCTATCCTCAGGCGAAGATCAGCGAGATCAATGCGGCCATCGGTGGCACCGGTTCGGACCTTGGCGTGTTTCGCGTCAAACAGGACGTACTGGATCACACGCCGGATCTGTTGTTTGTCGAGTTTGCCGTCAATGACGGCGGTGCGGCCCCTGAGCAGATCTACCGCTGCATGGAGGGCATCGTCCGGCAGACCTGGAAAGCGCTGCCAGACTGTGACATCTGCTTTGTCTATACCCTGACGGAAGCCCTGTCCCCGCCGATGAAGGAAGGGAACTTCCAGCGCTCCGCCAGCGCCATGGAAAAAGTGGCGGATCATTACGGCATCCCCACGATCCACATGGGCATGGAAGTGGCCCGGCTGGCCAAGGAAGGCAAGCTGCTCTGGAGAGCCCCGCTGCCCAAAACGGATGAAGAAAAACAAGCCCTGGGGGACAAGTTTGTCTTCGCTCCGGACAGCGTGCATCCGCATGTGGAGACAGGTCATGAATTGTATCTGGCCGCCATCGTGCGCTCCCTGGAGCCCATCAAATCCGCATCAAAGACCCCGGCTTCACATTCCCTGCCCGCTCCTTTCATCGCTACGAATTATGAACGCGCCCAGCTCCTGCCGATTACTCAGGCGACGCTTTCTCAAGGCTTTGTTGCGCTGGATTCCAAAACAGATCCTTTTGGCAAACGCTGGGCCAACCGCATGACCTCTCTGCATAAAGGCAGCAAGCCTGGTGACACGATCACCTTCAAATTCAAAGGCACCCGCTGCGCTATCTATGATCTCGTGGGTCCGGATGGAGGCCAGGTCATCATCACTCTGGATGACCAGCCGGCCAAAATCGTGCCCCGCTTTGATGCCTATTGCACCTACCACCGGCTTTCCACGTTGCTGATCGGGACCGGCCTTGAAGATATCGAACACACGGTGAAAATCGAAATTCATCCTGACCAGCCCGACAAGGCCACCATCCTCGCCAAGAATAAAAACGTCATGGACAAGCCGGAACGTTTTGATGGAACCGTCATTTATCCAGGTGCCATTTTGGTCGTGGGTGAGATCCTGCCATAA
- a CDS encoding LysR substrate-binding domain-containing protein, with protein MDYSIREIECFIAVAEELSFTRAARRLNLAQPPLSRHIRTLEEKIGAQLFSREPRRVALTSAGSLFYEETRSLPRLLARAGEIARRSAMGETARLRLGFVSAVMNDELVESFRRYRELYPAVQIMLQDLSPNEQLKAIAEGRLDGGFVGIVPSVKPAGIQFLAWHQEPLMCFVPPGHRLAGSRSLALKSLAEESFIAVSHESAPAFAAHVRELCKAAGFRPRIILESPRAQAVALMVAAGSGIALLPAALAGIMKTAIQPIPLKGSPKITHVFACQQGRLMVPLADLMKVLKA; from the coding sequence ATGGACTATTCCATTCGTGAGATTGAATGTTTTATTGCCGTGGCGGAGGAGCTCTCCTTTACGCGCGCGGCACGGCGGCTGAATCTGGCCCAGCCGCCGCTTTCCCGTCACATCCGCACGCTGGAGGAAAAGATCGGTGCGCAGCTTTTCTCACGGGAACCGCGCCGGGTAGCGCTGACATCGGCAGGCAGCCTGTTTTATGAAGAAACTCGCAGCCTGCCCAGGTTGCTGGCCAGGGCAGGGGAGATCGCCCGGCGCTCAGCCATGGGCGAAACTGCCCGGCTGCGGTTGGGCTTTGTCAGCGCGGTGATGAATGATGAGCTGGTGGAGAGCTTCCGCCGCTACCGTGAGCTGTATCCCGCTGTGCAGATCATGCTGCAGGACCTCTCTCCCAACGAGCAGCTCAAAGCCATTGCGGAAGGACGTCTGGACGGCGGGTTCGTGGGCATTGTGCCTTCAGTGAAGCCTGCCGGGATCCAGTTTCTGGCCTGGCATCAGGAGCCCTTGATGTGCTTTGTTCCGCCGGGGCACCGGCTGGCAGGTTCACGAAGCCTGGCGCTGAAATCACTGGCGGAGGAATCCTTCATTGCTGTGTCGCATGAATCGGCACCAGCCTTCGCAGCGCATGTGAGGGAGCTTTGTAAAGCGGCCGGATTCCGCCCACGCATCATCCTGGAATCTCCTCGCGCCCAGGCCGTAGCGTTAATGGTGGCGGCGGGGTCAGGCATCGCCCTGCTCCCGGCAGCGCTGGCGGGCATTATGAAAACAGCCATCCAGCCCATCCCACTGAAAGGAAGCCCCAAGATCACCCATGTTTTTGCCTGTCAGCAAGGGCGGCTCATGGTGCCTCTGGCCGATTTAATGAAGGTGCTGAAAGCCTGA